The Vibrio rhizosphaerae genome includes a region encoding these proteins:
- a CDS encoding phosphate ABC transporter substrate-binding protein codes for MKKTVIGAVALISALSVNVASAKETISAVGSSSVTPLMEVFGETYMKSHSNVFIEVQGPGSSAGIKAAKNGSADIGMSSRNLKASEKEPTLVEEVIARDGIAVVVNPKNHLKGLTSEQVSAIYRGEITNWKDVGGNDKPIVAITRDTASGTRGAFEEIMELKKKIGGKKVSAISQRAQVANGNGGLKTMVASNPYAIGYISLGSVDSTVHPLSIDGVAANVTNVKNGSYKVARPFLVLYREGKPSAATKKFLDWMLTKEAQKIVDQKGYISIH; via the coding sequence ATGAAAAAAACAGTTATCGGTGCAGTTGCTCTTATCAGTGCATTATCAGTGAACGTTGCTTCAGCGAAGGAAACGATTTCAGCAGTGGGCTCTAGTAGTGTGACACCATTGATGGAAGTATTTGGTGAAACTTATATGAAAAGTCACTCAAATGTTTTCATTGAAGTTCAAGGCCCGGGTTCTTCTGCTGGTATCAAAGCTGCAAAAAATGGTAGTGCAGATATCGGTATGTCTTCTCGTAATCTGAAGGCTTCTGAAAAAGAACCAACATTGGTTGAAGAAGTGATTGCTCGTGACGGTATCGCAGTTGTAGTTAACCCGAAAAACCATCTGAAAGGTCTGACTTCTGAACAGGTTTCTGCAATTTACCGTGGTGAAATCACAAACTGGAAAGATGTTGGTGGTAACGACAAGCCAATCGTTGCAATCACTCGTGACACTGCATCTGGTACCCGTGGTGCATTCGAAGAAATCATGGAACTGAAGAAAAAGATTGGCGGTAAGAAAGTCTCTGCTATCTCTCAACGTGCGCAAGTTGCGAATGGTAACGGTGGTCTGAAAACCATGGTTGCATCAAACCCATACGCAATTGGTTATATTTCACTGGGTTCAGTTGACTCAACAGTTCATCCTCTGTCTATCGACGGTGTTGCTGCAAACGTCACGAACGTGAAAAATGGTTCTTATAAAGTTGCACGTCCGTTCTTGGTTCTTTACCGCGAAGGCAAGCCTTCTGCTGCAACGAAGAAATTCCTGGATTGGATGCTGACTAAAGAAGCTCAGAAAATCGTAGACCAGAAAGGCTACATTTCTATCCACTAA
- a CDS encoding Lpp/OprI family alanine-zipper lipoprotein produces the protein MNKVFLAVAASGVVFLSGCASNTDSATTAKMDELSNQVSQLSDQVASMKSNQTMMSDKIDQTSDAVNAVREEAQRANERIDHIAQSYTK, from the coding sequence ATGAACAAAGTATTTTTGGCAGTCGCAGCGTCAGGTGTGGTCTTTCTTTCCGGGTGTGCTTCGAATACAGATAGTGCAACTACGGCAAAAATGGATGAGCTGAGCAACCAAGTCAGCCAATTGAGTGATCAAGTCGCATCGATGAAAAGCAATCAAACCATGATGAGTGATAAAATCGATCAGACTTCCGATGCTGTCAATGCGGTACGGGAAGAAGCTCAACGAGCGAATGAACGTATCGACCATATCGCCCAGTCTTACACTAAATAA
- the pstC gene encoding phosphate ABC transporter permease subunit PstC — protein sequence MTIATTNSDKFMNDSSAQSSVSSPRKLRIGKRIDWKERIFHGLFLTSATIGIVSLFIIAYFIVRESIPAFEEAGVLGIVLGEDWLPPALYGVATMIVASVVSTFGAVMIGVPIGLLTAIFIAEIAPKRLANIIRPAVELLAGIPSVVYGFFGLIIIVPLIQQIFDVPAGNTILAGMIVLGVMILPTVITVSETSIRAVPAAYKEGSLALGASNIFTIFKLLVPAARSGIMTAVILGIGRALGETMAIIMVMGNAPAMPQGILDSARTLTANIAIEMSYASGIHANALYATGVVLLVFIMMLNAALLYLNREKAK from the coding sequence ATGACCATCGCAACAACGAATAGTGACAAGTTTATGAACGATAGCTCCGCTCAAAGCTCTGTTTCTTCACCCCGGAAACTACGGATAGGCAAACGTATTGATTGGAAGGAAAGAATCTTTCACGGTCTGTTCCTGACCAGTGCGACCATCGGTATCGTTTCACTTTTTATCATTGCTTATTTTATTGTCAGGGAAAGTATTCCTGCGTTTGAAGAAGCCGGTGTCCTGGGGATTGTCCTCGGTGAAGACTGGTTACCACCTGCCTTATACGGTGTTGCGACAATGATCGTTGCATCGGTCGTTTCTACCTTCGGTGCGGTTATGATTGGGGTTCCAATCGGGTTATTAACCGCGATATTCATTGCTGAAATTGCCCCGAAACGTCTGGCGAATATCATTCGTCCGGCGGTTGAACTGTTAGCGGGGATTCCGTCCGTCGTTTATGGTTTCTTCGGATTGATCATTATTGTCCCACTGATTCAACAGATTTTTGATGTGCCGGCCGGTAACACAATTCTGGCAGGGATGATTGTGCTGGGTGTAATGATTCTGCCGACGGTGATTACGGTTTCTGAAACATCGATTCGTGCCGTGCCTGCTGCCTATAAAGAAGGCTCTCTGGCACTTGGTGCATCAAATATCTTTACGATTTTCAAACTGCTTGTTCCGGCTGCTCGTTCGGGGATTATGACCGCAGTGATTTTAGGGATTGGTCGTGCTCTGGGTGAAACCATGGCGATTATCATGGTGATGGGGAATGCGCCTGCGATGCCTCAGGGTATCCTTGATTCCGCCCGGACATTGACTGCGAACATTGCCATTGAGATGTCCTATGCCAGTGGTATTCACGCAAATGCCCTTTATGCGACAGGTGTTGTGTTGCTCGTGTTTATCATGATGCTCAATGCTGCCCTGTTATACCTGAATAGAGAGAAGGCGAAGTAA
- a CDS encoding methyl-accepting chemotaxis protein: MRQIISRCSIKVQIIIPALIALVLLATGVLFATNQLSRAFDGASTSTTRIIQNKDNLTTIIDNIYAMRIRAIYSIFQTEDAQKLTTALYEKQKINAQMLDQFNQIPSLRREATALHQAMDEYVRYSIDVMLPLINEKHSHHALSSNFEQRYHQAAESYRTAGRNMVTAVQNLSKQINQTAIQEIHLHQQTHHSILSYSVIGLLVILLVIILFAWSLAGVIVRPIHQLQTAMRQVAQGDLTVHLTAEGNNELSSLAHNVNLTVTQLKQTTQTLTSISTDVASAATELATVMTQSSVNFDQEKRDLEQVASAVSQLEVTANDVTGHAQSADTAAHQASEFARESLNIFRQTEQLSSEMAGQIGEAAQVVASLKDQSEQIGTVIEVIESISEQTNLLALNAAIEAARAGESGRGFSVVADEVRQLAARTQESTQQIQNIIDTLQQQSVLANESMTTSLGMLDKNQTMVQEVQTSLNHIVESITHLEAVNTQVASSSEEQRAVTTDISRNIHNIYQLVTQNVTGVMQSAEASQELSLLAEQQSQQLSHFKLS, encoded by the coding sequence ATGCGCCAGATCATCAGTCGATGCTCTATCAAGGTTCAAATCATTATTCCGGCCTTGATCGCTCTGGTCTTATTAGCAACAGGTGTTTTATTTGCGACGAATCAACTGAGTCGAGCCTTCGATGGCGCTTCTACTTCAACGACCCGCATTATTCAAAATAAAGATAATCTGACAACCATCATCGATAATATCTATGCCATGCGCATCCGGGCAATCTATAGCATTTTTCAAACAGAAGATGCCCAAAAGCTCACCACAGCCTTGTATGAAAAACAGAAAATCAATGCGCAAATGCTCGATCAGTTCAATCAAATCCCGTCACTCCGGCGGGAAGCCACTGCACTGCATCAGGCAATGGATGAATATGTGCGTTATTCTATCGACGTGATGCTACCGCTGATCAACGAAAAACATAGCCACCATGCGCTCAGTTCAAATTTTGAACAGCGTTATCATCAAGCTGCAGAGTCATACCGCACCGCCGGACGCAATATGGTCACAGCCGTACAGAATCTGTCAAAACAGATCAATCAGACGGCCATACAAGAGATTCATCTGCATCAACAAACACACCATTCGATTCTCAGTTATTCGGTCATCGGACTGCTGGTCATTTTACTGGTCATCATTCTCTTTGCCTGGTCGCTGGCCGGGGTGATTGTCCGACCGATTCATCAGTTACAAACCGCAATGCGGCAAGTCGCTCAAGGGGATCTGACCGTCCACCTCACCGCAGAGGGAAATAATGAACTCTCTTCACTTGCCCACAATGTGAATCTCACCGTCACACAACTGAAGCAGACCACACAGACCCTGACGTCCATCAGCACCGATGTGGCATCCGCAGCAACTGAACTGGCAACCGTGATGACCCAGTCCAGTGTCAATTTTGATCAGGAGAAAAGGGATCTTGAGCAAGTTGCCTCGGCGGTATCTCAGTTAGAGGTCACAGCCAACGACGTCACCGGTCACGCTCAGTCCGCCGATACCGCCGCCCACCAAGCCAGTGAATTTGCCAGAGAAAGTCTGAACATCTTCAGACAGACCGAGCAGCTCAGTAGCGAAATGGCCGGACAAATCGGTGAAGCAGCCCAGGTTGTCGCTTCCCTGAAAGATCAGTCCGAACAAATCGGGACGGTGATCGAAGTGATCGAGAGCATTTCCGAGCAGACCAATCTGCTGGCACTCAATGCAGCGATTGAAGCGGCTCGTGCCGGAGAAAGTGGCCGGGGCTTCTCGGTTGTGGCAGACGAAGTCCGTCAGTTAGCAGCCAGAACCCAAGAATCAACCCAGCAGATTCAGAACATCATTGATACGCTTCAGCAACAATCAGTGCTGGCAAATGAAAGTATGACCACCAGTCTGGGCATGTTGGATAAGAATCAAACCATGGTTCAAGAAGTCCAGACATCGCTCAATCATATCGTCGAATCCATAACGCATCTGGAAGCGGTGAATACTCAGGTTGCCTCATCGTCTGAAGAACAACGGGCAGTGACCACAGACATTAGCCGGAATATTCACAATATCTACCAACTGGTCACGCAGAATGTCACGGGGGTGATGCAATCCGCAGAAGCCAGTCAGGAGCTCTCTTTACTGGCGGAGCAGCAGTCACAACAACTCAGCCATTTTAAACTCAGTTGA
- a CDS encoding YbgA family protein, whose product MMDTKIPVGVSSCVTGQQVRFDGGHKKSHFVMGELAPFCEFIPICPEVGAGMSTPRPTIRQYEKHGVIRLVETKNDAADYTESMAQFTEKALREIGQFQQPLCGYVVAAKSPTCGMKQVKVYHDGGVRKAGVGLYTQKLMETMPWLPVEEDGRLNDPNLRENFILRVFCLHDLYQTVGNDPTPANVIAFHSRYKFTLMAHSPKAYRELGRMVAHMGDQTPDEFFERYRLALMQALAKPASRKNSTNVLMHFQGYFKRRLEADQKAELTRIIHEYRQGLVPLLVPVTLIQHYLTLYPNPYLAQQHYLNPYPQALKLRYGL is encoded by the coding sequence ATCATGGACACGAAAATCCCGGTTGGTGTGAGTAGTTGTGTGACAGGTCAACAAGTTCGTTTTGACGGCGGACATAAGAAAAGTCATTTTGTCATGGGTGAACTGGCACCATTTTGCGAATTTATTCCCATTTGCCCTGAAGTCGGAGCGGGTATGTCGACACCCAGACCCACGATTCGTCAGTACGAGAAACATGGTGTGATTCGATTAGTGGAAACGAAAAACGACGCGGCTGATTATACCGAATCCATGGCACAGTTTACCGAGAAAGCCCTGCGGGAAATTGGTCAGTTTCAACAACCGTTATGTGGTTATGTGGTGGCAGCAAAATCACCGACCTGCGGGATGAAGCAAGTGAAGGTGTATCATGACGGCGGTGTCCGTAAAGCCGGGGTTGGTTTATACACCCAGAAGCTGATGGAGACGATGCCTTGGTTGCCGGTTGAGGAAGATGGCCGTCTGAATGATCCGAACTTGCGTGAGAACTTTATCCTGCGTGTTTTTTGTCTGCATGACCTCTATCAGACGGTCGGTAATGATCCGACCCCGGCGAATGTGATCGCATTTCACAGCCGCTATAAGTTTACGCTCATGGCGCATAGCCCGAAAGCTTACCGCGAACTCGGCAGAATGGTGGCCCACATGGGTGATCAAACCCCGGACGAATTTTTCGAACGCTACCGGCTGGCACTGATGCAAGCATTAGCCAAACCTGCCAGCCGGAAAAATAGCACCAATGTGTTGATGCACTTTCAAGGTTACTTTAAGCGGCGACTCGAAGCGGATCAAAAAGCAGAACTCACCCGCATCATTCACGAATATCGTCAGGGATTAGTTCCGTTACTGGTGCCCGTGACACTGATTCAACATTATCTGACGCTTTATCCAAATCCTTATTTGGCACAACAGCATTATTTAAATCCTTACCCACAAGCATTGAAGTTACGTTATGGACTCTAA
- a CDS encoding DEAD/DEAH box helicase yields METPLQFKDLGLDNRLLKNVNHYDFKQATEIQRKAIPLMIAGKDLLASSQTGSGKTLAFVLPMLHKSLKSKAFSAKDPRGLILAPTRELAKQVYGELRTMLGGLVYDAALIVGGENFNDQVKALRRHPRFIVATPGRLADHLDHRSLFLDGLETLILDEADRMLDLGFAPQLRRIHRAAKHRRRQTLMFSATLDHAEVNDIAMEMLNQPKRIAVGLSNEQHQDIQQRFYLCDHLDHKEAILDRVLESESYRQMIIFTATRADTERLTEKMNQRNLKAVALSGELNQTQRNTIMSQFERGVFKILVTTDVASRGLDISTVTHVVNFDMPKHTEEYVHRIGRTGRAGSKGDAISLVGPKDWDSFKRVEAFLAQTIAFSVFDGLKGKFKGITPKKVIPRQSMKKKAPVRKAKQPSQKKTPQRDKGFYQNTPVGDAVFIPRKKPSGQEEND; encoded by the coding sequence TTGGAGACTCCTTTGCAGTTTAAAGATTTAGGCTTAGATAATCGTTTATTGAAGAACGTGAACCATTACGATTTCAAGCAAGCAACGGAAATACAACGGAAAGCGATTCCTTTGATGATTGCCGGGAAAGATTTATTGGCGTCATCGCAAACCGGTTCAGGAAAGACGCTTGCCTTTGTTCTCCCTATGTTGCACAAGTCATTAAAGAGCAAAGCATTTTCGGCCAAAGATCCGCGAGGATTGATTCTGGCACCGACGCGTGAGCTGGCAAAGCAGGTCTACGGCGAGCTACGGACCATGCTCGGTGGATTGGTGTACGATGCGGCTTTGATTGTGGGTGGTGAGAACTTTAACGATCAGGTGAAAGCGCTGCGTCGTCATCCGCGGTTTATTGTTGCTACACCGGGACGCTTGGCCGATCATTTGGATCACCGCTCTCTGTTTCTCGATGGCTTGGAAACGTTAATTCTGGATGAAGCGGACCGAATGTTGGATTTAGGATTCGCGCCTCAATTGCGGCGGATTCACCGGGCCGCGAAACATCGTCGTCGTCAGACGCTGATGTTCTCTGCCACACTCGACCACGCTGAAGTCAACGATATCGCGATGGAAATGCTGAATCAGCCGAAACGCATTGCGGTGGGTCTGTCCAATGAGCAGCATCAGGATATTCAGCAGCGGTTTTATCTGTGTGACCATCTGGATCATAAAGAAGCGATACTCGATCGTGTGCTTGAGTCTGAATCTTACCGCCAGATGATTATCTTTACTGCAACGCGAGCGGATACCGAGCGACTGACGGAAAAAATGAATCAGCGCAATTTAAAGGCGGTGGCCTTAAGTGGTGAGCTGAATCAGACTCAGCGTAATACCATTATGAGTCAGTTTGAACGGGGTGTGTTTAAAATTCTGGTCACCACCGATGTGGCTTCCCGTGGACTGGACATCAGTACCGTGACCCATGTGGTCAACTTTGATATGCCCAAGCATACCGAGGAATACGTACACCGGATTGGCCGTACGGGCCGGGCGGGCAGTAAAGGGGATGCGATTTCGTTGGTCGGTCCGAAAGACTGGGACAGTTTCAAACGGGTTGAAGCATTTCTGGCTCAGACCATTGCGTTTTCGGTCTTTGACGGGTTAAAAGGCAAATTTAAAGGCATCACACCGAAGAAAGTGATTCCGCGTCAGTCGATGAAGAAAAAAGCGCCGGTTCGCAAAGCCAAGCAGCCGAGTCAGAAAAAGACGCCGCAACGGGATAAAGGCTTCTATCAGAATACGCCAGTGGGAGATGCGGTCTTTATTCCACGTAAGAAACCGAGCGGGCAGGAAGAAAACGACTGA
- the phrB gene encoding deoxyribodipyrimidine photo-lyase — MKLVWLRRDLRTVDHTALNAAIRSGEPVCAIFVATPEQWRQHEMAPMQADLIARRLPVIRDELRQLNVPLYYREVRDFAQSVETVVDLAQQLRADTVFVNIEYELNEQRRDQQLEQCLQQQGIAYRACHDKCLFSPGQVLTKQGEFFKVFTPFRKAWQAQFTIPTVVAPSPAVETPAHDAIELNDACEPFSYPRESSQAWPVTTREIRDRLRTFCRDRVDVYHQQRDFPALSATSELSPYLAIGALSVRQCLARLYQASEHGHLSAGAESWLSELIWREFYQHLIAFQPSLCQGKPFHPWGAQLCWHDSPQALKRWQQGTTGYPIVDAAMRQLNQTGWMHNRLRMVVASFLTKDLHIDWRAGERYFMSRLIDGDFAANNGGWQWSASTGCDGQPYFRIFNPVSQGKKFDPDGEFVRQWVPELTSVPDKWIHEPWRDPSANSTSYPQPIVDHQAERKLTLSLYQKAKDNCCHDS; from the coding sequence ATGAAGCTGGTTTGGTTGAGACGTGATTTGAGAACCGTTGATCATACGGCGCTGAATGCGGCTATCCGTAGTGGTGAGCCGGTTTGTGCCATTTTTGTTGCCACACCGGAACAGTGGCGACAGCATGAGATGGCACCGATGCAGGCTGACTTGATTGCACGGCGCTTGCCCGTGATTCGTGATGAACTTCGGCAGTTGAATGTGCCTTTGTATTATCGGGAAGTGCGTGATTTTGCGCAGAGTGTTGAGACGGTTGTGGATTTGGCTCAGCAATTGCGGGCAGATACGGTGTTCGTCAATATCGAATATGAACTCAATGAACAGCGACGGGATCAACAACTGGAGCAGTGTCTTCAGCAACAGGGCATTGCTTATCGGGCCTGTCATGATAAATGTTTGTTCTCACCCGGACAGGTGCTAACCAAACAAGGGGAGTTTTTCAAAGTATTTACGCCCTTTCGCAAAGCTTGGCAGGCACAGTTCACCATACCCACGGTGGTTGCGCCGTCACCGGCTGTCGAGACACCGGCACATGATGCTATTGAGTTGAATGACGCTTGCGAGCCGTTCTCTTATCCGCGGGAATCCAGTCAGGCATGGCCGGTAACAACGCGTGAGATTCGCGATCGTCTCCGGACTTTTTGTCGGGATCGGGTCGATGTTTATCATCAACAGCGTGATTTTCCGGCACTGAGTGCGACCAGTGAACTGTCGCCATATCTGGCCATTGGCGCGTTATCGGTTCGTCAGTGTCTGGCACGGCTGTATCAGGCATCAGAACATGGCCATTTATCGGCAGGGGCTGAATCTTGGCTAAGTGAGCTGATTTGGCGAGAGTTTTATCAGCATCTGATCGCTTTTCAGCCCTCGTTGTGTCAGGGCAAACCCTTTCATCCCTGGGGAGCACAGTTGTGCTGGCATGATTCACCGCAGGCGCTGAAGCGTTGGCAGCAAGGCACGACGGGGTATCCGATCGTGGATGCGGCCATGCGCCAGTTGAATCAGACCGGCTGGATGCACAATCGCCTGAGAATGGTGGTGGCGAGCTTCCTGACCAAAGATCTGCACATTGACTGGCGTGCGGGTGAGCGTTACTTCATGAGCCGTTTGATTGACGGTGATTTTGCCGCGAATAACGGTGGGTGGCAGTGGTCTGCCTCTACCGGATGTGATGGTCAGCCCTATTTTCGGATTTTTAATCCGGTCTCTCAGGGGAAAAAATTTGACCCTGATGGCGAATTTGTGCGCCAGTGGGTGCCTGAACTGACGTCGGTGCCGGACAAGTGGATTCACGAGCCTTGGCGTGATCCATCTGCGAATTCTACGTCATATCCGCAGCCAATCGTTGATCATCAGGCCGAAAGAAAGCTAACCTTGTCCCTTTACCAAAAAGCAAAGGATAACTGCTGCCATGATTCGTAA
- a CDS encoding L,D-transpeptidase family protein, producing the protein MIRNLLLAFVMCCLSLPIQAKTYPFPPQGSRMVGKIVYHEVQKGETVAHIADAYNVGFLNMMEANPGVDPFLPKVGHVMTIPARTILPDVPWQGIVVNLAELRLYYFEPKKRLVHIFPVGIGRIGRDTPEMETKISQKRPNPTWTPPQSIRAEYRKKGVELPAVVPAGPDNPLGLFALRLAYGAGDYLIHGTNKDFGIGLRVSAGCIRMNPKDIDWLFHHVQVGEKVRVIDEPVKVSLEPDRSVFVEAHEPLTRSNGSKKPLVLPQELVWWMAEFNHSDQKAKAALISKNGIPVEVVKAP; encoded by the coding sequence ATGATTCGTAATCTGTTGTTGGCGTTTGTGATGTGCTGTCTGAGTTTACCGATTCAAGCCAAAACCTATCCTTTCCCGCCTCAGGGAAGTCGTATGGTCGGTAAAATTGTCTATCATGAGGTACAAAAAGGCGAAACAGTCGCGCATATCGCGGATGCTTACAATGTGGGTTTTTTGAACATGATGGAAGCCAATCCCGGTGTTGACCCGTTTTTACCTAAAGTCGGGCATGTGATGACTATTCCTGCACGGACGATTTTACCGGATGTCCCCTGGCAGGGGATTGTGGTGAATCTGGCAGAACTAAGACTTTACTATTTCGAACCCAAAAAACGTCTGGTGCATATCTTCCCTGTCGGCATTGGCCGGATTGGACGCGATACGCCGGAAATGGAAACGAAAATTAGCCAGAAACGCCCTAACCCGACTTGGACGCCTCCCCAGTCGATCCGGGCTGAGTATCGTAAGAAAGGGGTTGAGTTACCGGCGGTGGTACCAGCCGGGCCCGATAACCCGCTGGGGCTATTTGCATTGCGACTGGCTTACGGTGCCGGTGATTATCTGATTCATGGCACGAATAAAGACTTTGGGATCGGGCTGCGTGTCAGTGCCGGGTGTATTCGCATGAATCCGAAGGATATCGATTGGTTATTCCACCATGTTCAAGTCGGTGAAAAAGTGCGTGTTATTGATGAACCGGTTAAAGTATCGCTTGAACCGGATCGGTCGGTGTTTGTGGAGGCTCACGAACCTCTGACACGGAGTAACGGCAGTAAGAAACCACTGGTTTTACCGCAGGAGCTGGTCTGGTGGATGGCGGAATTTAACCATTCTGATCAGAAAGCCAAAGCGGCATTGATCAGTAAAAATGGCATACCGGTTGAGGTCGTCAAAGCGCCGTAG
- a CDS encoding MerR family transcriptional regulator: MDSKEKRYAIREVAEITGVKPVTLRAWQRRYHLVEPSRTEKGHRLYSEQDIQQIQQIQSWLAKGISIGNVAQLLQATDAADLELSGSGGLEECESFLSALAQLNRGKAEAVMVAILKNYPLEIVIQQFVIPIDEALLRMKSSQQSIQRGLFQSMLIGQCAWMITTANRACHLGKCLCVSLDPVGSIWAWLHTLKIAEQGYFTALLDGVEELSGLLEHASEGTFQRIDFFSNRALTGKQQQVIRQLQQAQMQTADVAAQTPQQGRELRGQTPLVVTCDGLLQPLDGEA, translated from the coding sequence ATGGACTCTAAAGAAAAACGTTATGCAATTCGTGAAGTCGCTGAAATCACCGGGGTCAAACCCGTGACACTCAGGGCATGGCAGCGCCGCTATCATTTGGTCGAGCCAAGCCGAACCGAAAAAGGGCACCGATTATATAGTGAACAAGATATTCAACAGATTCAGCAGATACAAAGTTGGCTGGCGAAAGGGATCTCGATTGGCAATGTCGCACAACTGCTTCAGGCGACAGACGCGGCGGATCTTGAATTGTCCGGTTCCGGGGGGCTGGAAGAGTGTGAGTCATTTCTTTCTGCACTGGCTCAGTTAAATCGGGGGAAAGCTGAGGCGGTCATGGTGGCGATCTTAAAAAATTATCCGCTGGAGATTGTCATACAGCAATTCGTGATCCCGATTGATGAAGCTTTGCTGCGGATGAAAAGCTCTCAGCAATCGATCCAGCGGGGGCTGTTTCAGTCGATGTTGATTGGCCAGTGTGCCTGGATGATCACCACGGCGAACCGGGCCTGCCATCTGGGGAAGTGTCTCTGTGTCAGTCTCGACCCGGTCGGGAGTATCTGGGCATGGCTGCACACGCTGAAGATTGCTGAACAGGGCTATTTTACCGCTTTACTTGATGGGGTTGAGGAGCTGTCAGGTCTGCTTGAACATGCCAGCGAAGGTACATTTCAGCGGATAGACTTTTTTTCTAACCGAGCGCTGACCGGCAAGCAACAGCAAGTGATTCGCCAGCTTCAGCAGGCACAAATGCAGACCGCGGATGTCGCGGCACAAACACCGCAACAAGGAAGAGAATTACGGGGACAGACGCCGCTGGTTGTGACCTGTGACGGTCTGTTACAACCATTGGATGGCGAAGCATGA
- the pstA gene encoding phosphate ABC transporter permease PstA, with amino-acid sequence MNRAKLKQSRVLKDNILRAFIWLSAAFTVGFLFWIIWYILSNGIQHVDWDFITDNYTRTGDEHGIFPMIVATLYMVIASIAVAAPMGIMTAIYLTEYAKVGSRLVKVIRFCTESLAGIPSIIFGLFGMTFFVAILGFGFSILSGALTLSILILPVIIRTTEEALMAVPQTYREGSYGLGASKIYTIWRLILPSAIPGILASVILSIGRVIGESAPVFLTAGMVARIPDSLFDSGRTLTVHLYKLTTELFSVEEWNQAYGTATVLIVVVLLINMVTKLIAKRFNTATY; translated from the coding sequence ATGAATCGCGCAAAATTAAAGCAGTCCCGAGTGCTGAAAGATAACATCCTCAGAGCGTTTATCTGGTTATCTGCTGCGTTTACGGTCGGGTTCTTATTCTGGATTATCTGGTACATTCTTTCGAATGGCATTCAGCATGTCGATTGGGATTTCATCACCGACAACTATACGCGGACCGGTGATGAGCATGGGATTTTCCCAATGATTGTTGCAACCTTGTACATGGTTATTGCCTCTATTGCCGTCGCGGCACCGATGGGGATTATGACGGCTATCTATTTGACGGAATATGCCAAAGTCGGTAGCCGACTGGTAAAAGTGATTCGATTCTGTACCGAGTCGCTGGCCGGGATTCCGTCGATTATCTTCGGTCTGTTCGGTATGACATTCTTTGTGGCCATTCTCGGATTTGGATTCTCCATTCTGTCGGGCGCACTCACGTTGAGTATTCTGATCCTGCCGGTGATTATCCGGACCACTGAAGAAGCGCTGATGGCGGTTCCGCAAACCTATCGTGAAGGGTCATACGGTCTCGGAGCATCTAAGATCTATACGATTTGGCGTCTGATTCTGCCGAGTGCTATTCCGGGAATTCTGGCATCAGTCATCCTGAGTATCGGTCGGGTTATCGGTGAGTCTGCGCCGGTGTTCTTGACGGCCGGGATGGTTGCACGGATTCCTGACTCTCTGTTTGACTCAGGGCGGACACTGACTGTCCATCTGTATAAATTAACGACTGAACTGTTTTCAGTGGAAGAGTGGAATCAAGCATACGGTACCGCCACGGTTCTGATTGTGGTCGTCCTGCTGATTAACATGGTCACTAAGCTGATTGCTAAGCGATTCAATACGGCAACTTATTAA